GTGGGCATTGCTGAATAGTCCGGCGTTTTTGTTCAATCGTTAGCATGGTTTCCAGACGAAACATCTTTTCAGGACCCAACACCGCTTGGGCGGCAAACGCCGCCTTCCCCCACAAATTGAAATCCTTGTGTCGTTGTTAACTCAGGAAGGAATACGTTATGTTATCGATCCCTGGAAAACCTGGCAGCACGTGCGACGGCTGGAGCCGCCGCGAATTCCTCCGCGTCGGCGGAGCCGGATTGTTCGGAATCAGCCTCGGAGACATCCTTCGCCTCCAGGCCGCGTCCGCCATCGAACCGGACGCCTCCAAACCAAAGACTGGCTGGGGCCAGGCCAAATCCGTCATCTTGATTTTCCTCCAAGGCGGCCCGAGCCACATCGACATCTGGGATCCAAAGCCGGATGCGCCGTCGAACATCCGCGGCGAATTCAAGCCGATCAAAACGAACGTGCCCGGCATATGGCTCAGCGAAGTCATGCCGCAATTGGCCAAGCAAATGGACAAAGCCACGCTCATCCGTTCCGTGAGCTACACGCCCGCCGGATTGTTCAACCACACGGCGGCGATTTACCAAATGATGACGGGTTACACGCCGGACCGCGTTTCGCCTTCCGGCCAATTGGAGCCGCCCGCGCCAAACGATTTCCCGCACATCGGTTCTCAAATCGCACGCCTGCGCCCCCCGGAAGTGCCAATGCTGCCGTTTGTCCTGCTCCCGCGCCCGTTGCAGGAGAGCAACGTCGTCGGCAAAGGCGGCACCGCCGGTTTCCTCGGCCCGGCCTTCGATCCGTACTATTTTTACCAGGACCCGGCCAAAGAGATTAAGCTGGACGACCTCACGTTGAGGAAAGACGTCTCCAAGGAACGCCTGCAACGCCGCGCCTGGTTGCTCGACAAGGTCAATGATGCAATGCCGGAAATCGAGAAGGCCGTCCAAGGCTACGCGTTGGATACTTACTATCAAAAGGCGTTCGACCTGATCCTTTCGGGGCGCGCCCGCGACGCATTCGATCTCACCCGGGAATCGGATAAAGTCCGCGACCGTTATGGCCGCCACACGTTCGGCCAGGGCTGTCTGATGGCGCGCCGGCTGATCGAGGCCGGGACGCGCTTCGTGCAGATGAACTGGCCGGCCGTGGCTAATGGCGATCCGACGAAAGACGCCTGGGACACGCACGCGGCGAATTTCGGGCCGCTGCGCGACCTGCATTGCCCGAAGCTCGACAGCGGCGTCTCCGCCTTGCTGGAGGACCTCGATCAGCGCGGCCTCCTGAAAGAAACTCTCGTCGTGGCCATCGGCGAATTCGGCCGCTCGCCCAAACTCGGCGTGAGCACATCCGGCAACGGCAACGCGCCCGATGGCCGAGACCATTGGCCGTATTGCTACACCGCATTGATCGCCGGCGCCGGGATCAAGCGCGGCGCGCTCTACGGAAAATCTGATTCGGCCGGCTCTTCTCCCGCCGAAGATCCGGTGCACCCGACGCAAATCCTGGCCACGGTCTATCACGCCCTGGGCATCAACCCGCACACGATCGTTTACAACCATCTCAATCAGCCGCGCGAGTTGGTCCAGGCCGAGCCCATCCCCGCGCTCTTCGGCTGAACCGTAGGGCAGGCATCCTGCCTGCCCCAAAGACTGTCACCCAAATCCATGCTTACAGGATGTGTGAGGAATTCGTGTCCGTTGGAATCTGAGCTTGAGGAATCGCAAAACATCTCACTGAGCCTTGGACCACGGATCACACGGATGAACACGGATAAGGCAAGTCGGCTTCACCTGAACCCACCCACTCCTTCGCCCCTCCCAGGAGGGGAACCGGGCCCTGCGACGCCGGACGGATCTCCCCTCCTGAGAGGGGAAGGGGTGGGTTCATGGGCCGCGTGCATGGTTCTGAAACTTCCCCTGAACCCGGTAGGGCTGCGCTGCCGCGCAGCCGACTTTCAATCGATGCGACGGCGCAGCAGCACGGCCCTGCCAGCCACGTGTTCACAGGCCGAGTGCGCGGTTCCGCGGCCAAGACGGCTTCCCCTGATGATCCGTGTGTATCCGTGTAATCCGTGGTTCAAAACCAAAGACAACCTCAGCCGCCCGGGCCTTCGCCGCCTGATCTCGCTTTCGTGCTCGCTGTTCGTTTGGGTTCAGGCGATCACTCCTTTGCAGGCTCAGCCCATTCCCAAATTGAATTCCATTTCTCCTGACTGGATTCAACGAGGCACGACCGTCACCATCACCGTCACCGGCGAAAACCTCGGCAGCGTCGCAAATCTTCTCCTCAGCGGCGATCCGGGCATTACGGCGGAAATCCTCGCACCGCCGCATCCCACGGTCAGTATCGAGGCCAGTGGCGGCGGCATTTCCACGACGGCGGCGAGGGACGAAAAGAAGTTGAGCGCCAAGATTTCGGTTGTGAACGATGCCGCCTTAAGCGACCGGGAAATTCGCGTGGCCACATCGACCGGCGTTTCCAATCCGGTCCCCCTTCACGTCGGCCACTTGCCGGAGATTGCGCAGAAGGGGCCGAATCAAACCACGGAACAAGCGCAGCCCATCGAGCTGCCCGCGGCGCTCAGCGGTCGCATTGCTTCGGCTGCCGAGATTGATTACTTCCGGTTCAACGGGAAGAAAGGCCAGCTTGTGGTCGTCGATGTCTATGGCTCCCGGCTCGGCTCGGCCATCGACCCTTCCCTGGCCGTCCTGGACAAGTCCGGGAAAGAACTTGCCCGGAGCGAAGACGACAACGGCCTGGACCCGCTCCTTGCTTTCAAAGTTCCGGACGACGGCGAATACGTGCTTCAACTCCGCGATTACCGATACCAGGGCGGCGAGAATTTTCGCTACCGCCTTTTGGCCGGCGTCATGCCGTATGTCTATTCGGTTTTTCCTTTCGGCGCGCGGAGCGGCCAGAACGTCGAAGTGGAAGTGCGCGGCCACAACCTGGCCGATCCCAAACTCACCCTGCGCATCGATCCCAACGCGCCCGCTGGCCGCCAGGATCTCCGAATCACCACGCCGCTCGGCATCTCGAATCCATTCCCGTTAGACATCGCGGACCTCCCCGAGTTTGCGGACAAAGAACCGAACAACTCGACCGGTCAGGCCAATGAAGTGACGCTGCCTGGCGTGATCAACGGCAGGATTCAAAGCGAAAAGGACCGCGACGCCTTCAAGTTCAAAGTTCAAAAGGATCAGGAGTTCATCTTCGAGGTGCTGGCCAATCGGCTTGGGTCGCCGCTCGACGCCTTGCTTACGCTCCAGGATTCCACGGGGAAAGTTGTCCAGCGAAACGACGACGCCGTCGGCGCGGACGCGCGCATCCAACGAAAATTCACCGAAGCGGGCGAATACGTTTTGATCGTCGAGGATTTGCTGGGACGGGGCGGGGCTGGTTTCGGCTACCGGCTTTCCGTCCGCCCGCCACAACCGGATTTCGCAGTTCGCTGTTTTCCGGACAATCCACGCCTGACGCGCGGCGGACACGTTCCGGTGCGCTGCGAACTGACACGGCTCAATGGCTTCAATGGCACGGTGCGCGTCACCTTCACTCAATTGCCCGACGGCATCTTCAGTGAACCCGCGCTGTTCGTTCCCTCGGCGCCGGCCAGCGCGTGGGTGACGTTATCCGCATTGGAGAACGCCGCGTTGGGAACTTTCCCGATCAAATTGACTGCCACGTCCGTCATCAGCGGAGCATCCGTTTCGCGCCCGGTCGAGCCCATGTCCGAAGAAAAGCCGGCGAAGGAAGGATTCCTCACGGTCATGGATCGACCGCCGTTTACGCTCGACCTCGCCTCCCTGAGCACGCTCCTGGAGCAAGGACAATCGGCGCCCATCGAAGTGATCGCGCAACGTCGCAACGGGTTCACCGGCGAAATCAAATTGTCCGCCGAAGGATTCTCGGCCGGCCGCGAACCCATTACCCAAAGCCTGGACATCCCGCAAACCGCCATCAAATCCGGCGAGTCCCGGGCCGCGCTGAATCTCAGAGCCAAACTCGACTCCGAAACCGGCACCCGGCCCGTCCTGATCAAAGGGGAAGCAAGCGTGGACGGCCAGAAGTTCACTCAATACAGCCGCGCGCTTCCCGTCACGGTGCAGGAAATCCCGTTCGTGTTGAACACGACGCTGAAGCGCCTGTCAGTGACCGCGCTTCCGTCCTCGTCCCAGTCCGCCGCGCGCGAGGCCGTGTTCAGCGTGCGAGCGGGCCGTCGCGCCGGGTTCACCAACGAAATCGCTCTGGCACTCGAAGGCGTGCCGGACGGCATCACAGCCTCGATTGACAAGGTCCAGGCCAACGCCAATGAAGCCACGGTGAAACTGGTCGCGACCGAGAAAGCGCCGGTTGGAAAGGAAATCAGCCTGAGCGTGCAGGGGGTCGGCCAATTCAAAGATCGCACTTACAAG
The Verrucomicrobiota bacterium DNA segment above includes these coding regions:
- a CDS encoding DUF1501 domain-containing protein; translated protein: MLSIPGKPGSTCDGWSRREFLRVGGAGLFGISLGDILRLQAASAIEPDASKPKTGWGQAKSVILIFLQGGPSHIDIWDPKPDAPSNIRGEFKPIKTNVPGIWLSEVMPQLAKQMDKATLIRSVSYTPAGLFNHTAAIYQMMTGYTPDRVSPSGQLEPPAPNDFPHIGSQIARLRPPEVPMLPFVLLPRPLQESNVVGKGGTAGFLGPAFDPYYFYQDPAKEIKLDDLTLRKDVSKERLQRRAWLLDKVNDAMPEIEKAVQGYALDTYYQKAFDLILSGRARDAFDLTRESDKVRDRYGRHTFGQGCLMARRLIEAGTRFVQMNWPAVANGDPTKDAWDTHAANFGPLRDLHCPKLDSGVSALLEDLDQRGLLKETLVVAIGEFGRSPKLGVSTSGNGNAPDGRDHWPYCYTALIAGAGIKRGALYGKSDSAGSSPAEDPVHPTQILATVYHALGINPHTIVYNHLNQPRELVQAEPIPALFG